The following DNA comes from Theileria parva strain Muguga chromosome 3 map unlocalized ctg_531, whole genome shotgun sequence.
AACTCTTTTAAAGGTTGAATTACTCTTCTTGTCAGTACTATTCTCCTTTAAAGAGTGGGTAGTATTCTCCTTATTTAGTGTATTACTCTTAACTGCATTGGTTAGCTTAATTTCAGGTGTGTTGTTACTCTTCGCATCAGTATTGTTTACATTAGCATTAGTGTTATATACATTAGTATTAGTGTTACATACATTAGTATTAGCAGTGTTCACCTTAATTTCAGGTGAAATGTTATTCATTTGATTGTGTTGCGGACTATCATGGTCAACTAcattaacagtattatccTTGTCAACTGTGTTACTagtgttaacagtattatgaACATTGCTGGGTGTGTAACGAGAATTCTTAAGTGTGTTGTGAGAGTTCTTATGTGTATTAATCTTCTGTGTATCAAGATTCTTAGGATCCATTTTTGACTCctgttttaataaaaatgtttcatttttagtttaatCTAGAGTTTGAAATCTACTGCATTCAATAGGTCAAAATCTGTACAGAACGATAAAAGCAGaggaatattttatactaacGGGCGGAATCCCTTCCAAAGAGTTTTAAGGGTAATATATTACAGGTTAGTTCAGTTTACCAGAACTAGCGggaatttttattattttacaaaaattttaacaggTAAATTTCTTCAACTTAGAATCTACAAATAAACATATTCTtaataagaataatattaatgtgtaataataaataacacttttgaaatatttaaaaaatgtacaAGGCAAAGTTTCTCAATCTTCCACAACAATCCACTCTAAAACAGCAACACCCACAAAAACTAACATACCTACACATTTGAAGAAAACACGTCACAAAAACACCTTTTTAGACGACAATTTTTTACGaaacataaaataaataaaatgaactAACCTTTTCAGAAATTCTATTGTCTAAATCGTTCCTTATTCTGAGAATCCTCGGCGCCTTATTGAACggaaaatttttaatctatTTAATAGAATAAACTTAGTAAAACTATCAAAACCAATATCCTTATTTAAACttcaattatttgatttttatttttgaaaattttccGAAATTTAATTGATCAGATCAATTTCCAAAAAAATATACTCGATAATACTttcttatttatttttaaacgTTAACATCTTATTCAGttattgaaaataatagaaaattctaattttaaacaaattaatgtCCAATGTGTGTGCTTGAATCTTCAGAAAAGATTTTATGTTTAGAGAAAGATCCTCTGATTCGTTTAAAAGACAATTAaatgtaatattattgGTAGGATTATCCTTGAATTTTAATCAGATTGTGGTTTTGGggcaattttaaatttatttttatttttattaggAAAGTTGCCTAATCCTTTTAACCTTGTTAGTAAATAACTTGTGCTAAAATTGCAAATATTAAAGTCTAAATCGCTTTGAATACAAAATGGGAGTGAATTAAAGattaagaataaaaacagcatataattattcaacCGAGCTGTGTGTCGAAGTCAACAATTAATAGAGGAATTGACTAGTTCAGACTCTGGCAAAAGTGGCCAGGTGCCTCTatgattataaaaaaatggGAAAAAAGGtataaaaaagttaaattttacaaatttaaactgACACAAATTTTAGATCTAAAAATTCGATTCCACTACACAAATGGTAATAAACATAGTAGGACTCATTTCAACATTCTTATACATTAACACCATTTTTGCCCAAAAGTTAAATCcttttatttataacaaTCAAGATAACTCCCTTAAACTTTACGGATTAGGTAACAATTGCTTATATGtccaaaaataattttacacacatttgtaaaaaagtTTATAGAATATTTGGGACTTGGTTATAACATAAAAGAATCTTCGCCTTTTGGaaatgatgaagatgaCCCAATTGACTTGGCCTACAAAGAACCCGTTATTTCATTTGAGAACGCTACCAGTTTAGTTGGAAAAGGAGCCGAAATCAATTTACCACTTGGCGTATGGATCCGAAATGAATCACTCTGTTATAGAACTTCTTCGGTACTCTTCTATACTTAATCCTACAATTAATCATATATTATAGCatgaaatattttataaaatgcGTATAAAGTCATAGGTGATAAAGTCAGAAGGTGAAAAGGTTGACTCTAGGATATTTACCGAGGATATAAAGATAAATATGGTAAATTATGAACATAAACTCGAAAATAAGAGCTtgaacaaattattaacaaaaaataacctaagtattaaaaaaattaactgCTCAATACATACCAGTGGAATGATTATCTCATATCAGTGGTATTTTTGCTTTATTTAGACTCAGTgggtaaatttaatgattaAATAAACGTTATAGGAAACttaaaaaatcaatttcAATACTTTTGAATGACATACAAAATAAGCTGGTCAAAGACTCTGGACACACATCGAATAGTAATCCAcaaaaaaatcaaaaaaataTCGAGAAAGATTGGtacaatatatttaatacttATGGTACTCATGTGTTGACGAAGATAACATTAGGGGGTAAGATAATAGAGATAAATGCCGTCGAAGGAGGTCAAAATATCACCGAAAATACTAGCATATTCGGAAGTAAACTCGATATAAACTTTTTTAAGATGAGCTTAAATTCTAATTCTAAAGACAAGTTGCACGATTTGGACAAAAATAAGAGcgaaaaaattatcattttagGAGGTAACGCCATGACTACGGATAGAAAAACgactaataataatggagaaataaattatgacaAAAAATTGGATAAACAAAAATGGGTTGAAACGATTAAGTATAATCCTGTGccaattaaatttgaactGACTCCACTCTcgtattttatttatcaaaatttttcCGATGAAAATTTAGTCAACtcatttcattattttcttaAACAGTATTTGAATTAATTTCATGACacttttatatataaatattgaaTCATTCGAGTACATAATTTTTTGGACGAGTATCTTTTAGTtttgtattaataatgtataatttttttattatatttacctttttatttaataaaaattccGTAACTGCTAACCCACTACTCAATCAAAAAGAGGGTAAtgagttaaatttaatatttaaccaTTACAGCGGAATGATTAATAACCTAGGTTAGAAATAACAGTTATAATGTGCACGTTTAGAGTATCTCGGTAGCGGATACAGTTTTGACAGTCTGGAACAAagagttaataattttaaggcCCCAATTGTTGAAACGAACAGAACAGTATTTGGGggtaatttgttaaaagaACAAAATTACGATTTGATTAATGTACAAAATCAATTTATATGTGATATTTCAACTGAGGTATTATCcatttaatatacatacaCTTGTACATGTGTATAGGAGTTGAATATAGAAAATGAAGATGAACTTGAAAGAAGATTATTCACACACGTTAACGATAAATACGAGGATTCATATAGCGGATATAATAACGATGAGTATACGCACGACGACATGTTACATAACCTGAATAAACACAACAAATTACTTATTAAGTCCTACaaat
Coding sequences within:
- a CDS encoding MAC/Perforin domain protein — translated: MVINIVGLISTFLYINTIFAQKLNPFIYNNQDNSLKLYGLEYLGLGYNIKESSPFGNDEDDPIDLAYKEPVISFENATSLVGKGAEINLPLGVWIRNESLCYRTSSVIKSEGEKVDSRIFTEDIKINMVNYEHKLENKSLNKLLTKNNLSIKKINCSIHTSGMIISYQWKLKKSISILLNDIQNKLVKDSGHTSNSNPQKNQKNIEKDWYNIFNTYGTHVLTKITLGGKIIEINAVEGGQNITENTSIFGSKLDINFFKMSLNSNSKDKLHDLDKNKSEKIIILGGNAMTTDRKTTNNNGEINYDKKLDKQKWVETIKYNPVPIKFELTPLSYFIYQNFSDENLVNSFHYFLKQYLN